Within the Polymorphobacter megasporae genome, the region CGCCCAGGCGCATCCTCGATCACCTTGAGCGCCCCATCCCCCGGCACCCGCGCCGCGACCTGCGCCCCCGACTTCGGTGTCAACCACGCGAGCCAATCGGGCCACCAGCTGCCCTTCGTCTCGACCGCCCCTTCGACGAACTCCGCGAGCGTCGGCGGCAGCGCGTCGTTGGTCCAATACTGGTATTTCTTGAGCGACGGCGGGTTGACCACGCCGGCGATGTGCCCCGACCCGGCGAGGATGAAGCGCTTCGGGCCGGCGAAGACCTGCGTCATCTTGTAGACCGACTTCGCCGGGGCGATGTGGTCGTCGCGGCCCGACTGGATGTAGCTTGGCGTCGTGACCGTCGACAGGTCGATCGGGACGCCCGCAACCTTGATCCCGCCGGGCTTCACCAGCAGGTTGTCGCGGTACATGTCCTTGAGGTAGCTCAGGTGCCAGCACGCCGGGACGTTGGTCGCGTCGCTGTTCCAGTAGAGCAGGTCGAACGGGAAATAGTCCTTCCCGAGCAGGTAGTTGTTGACGACATAGCCCCAGATCAGGTCGTTCGAGCGGAGCATGTTGAACGTCGTCGCCATCGCTCGGCCATCGGTATAGCCGGTCGCGGCGCTATTCTTCTCGACCGTCGCCAGCGACGCCTCGTCGACGAAGATGCTGAGGTCGCCCGCGTCGGCGAAGTCGATCTGCGCGGTGAAGAAGGTCGCGCTCGCCACCTTCGCCGCCTCGCCCTTCGCCTCGAGCAACGCCAGCGTCGCCGCGAGCACCGTCCCCGCGACGCAATAGCCGATGACATTGACGCTCTCCGCGCCCGTCGCTTCGAGCACGCGGGCGATCGCGGTCAACTGCCCTTCGGCGACGTACGAATCGAGCGTGACGTCGGCGGTGGTCGCGTCGGCATTCTTCCACGACACGACGAAGACCGTCAGCCCCTGCTCGACCGACCAGCGGATGAAGCTTTTCTCGGGGGTCAGGTCGAGGATGTAGAACTTGTTGATCCACGGCGGGAAGATCACCAGCGGCGTCGCGAACACCGTCGCGGTCGTCGGCGCATACTGGATCAGCTGGAACAGCCGGTTCTCGAACACGACCTTGCCCGGCGTCGCGGCAACGTCGCGCCCGACCGCGAAGGCGGTTTCGTCGGTCATCCGCATCCGCCCGCGCTGCATGTCGTCGAGCATATGCTCCAACCCCTTGAGCAGGTTATCGCCGCCGCTCGCCTCGGTCGCGGCGAGAACCTCGGGGTTGGTCAGCGGGAAGTTCGCCGGGCTCATCGCGTCGACGATCTGGCGGGTGTGGAACAGCGCCTTCGCCTTGGCGTGCGGGTCGAGCCCGTCGAGGTCGCCGGTCGCCTTCATCACGAAGTCCGACGCGAGCAGGTACGACTGGCGGATGAAATCGAACACCGGCTGCTCGTGCCACGCCGGGGCGGCGAAGCGCTTGTCGGCGACCTTGGCGACCGGGCTGTCCGCAGGGGTGCCGGTGAGGAACGCGGTCCATAGCGCCATGCTGTCGGTCATGAACTTCACCTGCGCCGTCATCAACTTTGCCGGATCGGCAGCGGCGGCGGTCGCCATCGCGGTCCATGTCGCCGCCAGCCCGAGCGGGTCCTCGGCGGCGAGCGGCTTGCCAGCCTGCGCCGCGACGAACGCCTGCATCATCGCCTGGCCGCGTGTCAGGGCGTCGGTCCACCGGGCGAGGTGGCGGGGGTCGGTCTGGTCGATCGTCATGGTCACTCCCCAGATTGCGCGTCGCGGGCTGTCTGCCAAGCCGCTTTGCGCGCTCGATTCACGAGTATATAGCAACGCTTGCTCCGCGACACTGACGCCGGGAGCTGAGGGAGCAATGTTTATGATCAAGACGATACTCGCTTTCGGTGCCTTGACGCTGGCGGTTGCGGCTCCCGCAGCAGCACAGATGGCGGCAGGCGCGCTGCCCAAGTGTTCGGCGACGGTTCGCGACTCGTGCGACCAGGGTGCCAACAATCCCAAGGCGATGTCGGCCGAGCAGGCGATGAAGTCGGGCGGCGTCGGTGACCGTGCCGACGACGGTTCGGCCAAGTCGATGCCGATGGCTCACAAGCCGATGATGCACCACAAGAAGCATCACATGATGAAGAAGACGACCACCACGACGACGACGAGCGACGCACCCGCGAGCGACGCCACGCCCAAGTAACCCCTCATCCCCGGCCCGGTTACGGCCGGGCCGGGAGACGACCATGACCGACGAGTTCTACCGCATCCGCCGCCTGCCGCCGTACGTCTTCGCCGAAGTCAACGCGATGAAGGCAGCGGCGCGAGCGCGGGGCGAGGACATCGTCGACCTCGGCATGGGCAACCCCGACTCACCGCCGCCCGCGCACGTCATCGCCAAGCTCGCCGAGGTTGCGGCCAAGCCCGACGCGCATGGTTACTCGGCGTCGAAGGGCATCCCCGGACTGCGCAAGGCACAAGCGGCCTATTACGCGCGCCGCTTCGGCGTCGAGGTCGACCCCGAGACCGAGGTCGTCGTCACGCTCGGCTCGAAGGAGGGGCTGGCGAACCTAGCGCAGGCGATCACCGCGCCGGGCGACGTCATCCTCGCGCCGAACCCGTCGTACCCGATCCACATGTTCGGCTTCATCATCGCGGGCTGCACGATCCGGTCGATCCCGGCGTCGCCCGGCCCCGATTTCTTCATCAAGCTCGAGCACGCGATGGCCTACACCGTGCCCAAGCCGACGGTGCTGGTGATGGGCTATCCGTCGAACCCGACCGCCGAGACGGTCGACCTTGCGTTCTACGAACAGGTCGTCGCGTTTGCGAAGGCGCATAATATCTGGGTGATCAGCGATCTCGCCTACGCCGAAATCTACTTCGACGGGCCGCCGACACCGTCGATCCTCCAGGTGCCGGGGGGCAAGGATGTCGCCGTCGAGTTCACCTCGATGTCGAAGACCTATTCGATGGCGGGATGGCGGATCGGCTTCGCGGTCGGCAACAAGACGCTGATAGCCGCGCTAACGCGGGTCAAGT harbors:
- a CDS encoding LL-diaminopimelate aminotransferase → MTDEFYRIRRLPPYVFAEVNAMKAAARARGEDIVDLGMGNPDSPPPAHVIAKLAEVAAKPDAHGYSASKGIPGLRKAQAAYYARRFGVEVDPETEVVVTLGSKEGLANLAQAITAPGDVILAPNPSYPIHMFGFIIAGCTIRSIPASPGPDFFIKLEHAMAYTVPKPTVLVMGYPSNPTAETVDLAFYEQVVAFAKAHNIWVISDLAYAEIYFDGPPTPSILQVPGGKDVAVEFTSMSKTYSMAGWRIGFAVGNKTLIAALTRVKSYLDYGAFTPIQAAAVAALNGPQDCIAEHRELYRRRRDVLIESFGRAGWDIPVPRASMFAWTPIPPALRHLGSLEFTKQLLTHAQVAVAPGTGFGEEGEGFVRIALVENEHRIRQAARGVKRYLQSMGVNTAAKVG
- a CDS encoding PHA/PHB synthase family protein, whose product is MTIDQTDPRHLARWTDALTRGQAMMQAFVAAQAGKPLAAEDPLGLAATWTAMATAAAADPAKLMTAQVKFMTDSMALWTAFLTGTPADSPVAKVADKRFAAPAWHEQPVFDFIRQSYLLASDFVMKATGDLDGLDPHAKAKALFHTRQIVDAMSPANFPLTNPEVLAATEASGGDNLLKGLEHMLDDMQRGRMRMTDETAFAVGRDVAATPGKVVFENRLFQLIQYAPTTATVFATPLVIFPPWINKFYILDLTPEKSFIRWSVEQGLTVFVVSWKNADATTADVTLDSYVAEGQLTAIARVLEATGAESVNVIGYCVAGTVLAATLALLEAKGEAAKVASATFFTAQIDFADAGDLSIFVDEASLATVEKNSAATGYTDGRAMATTFNMLRSNDLIWGYVVNNYLLGKDYFPFDLLYWNSDATNVPACWHLSYLKDMYRDNLLVKPGGIKVAGVPIDLSTVTTPSYIQSGRDDHIAPAKSVYKMTQVFAGPKRFILAGSGHIAGVVNPPSLKKYQYWTNDALPPTLAEFVEGAVETKGSWWPDWLAWLTPKSGAQVAARVPGDGALKVIEDAPGRYVKERI